From the genome of Acinetobacter sp. TR3:
CTTTATGTTGTACAGCAATAGAAATACAGAAATGAGGAACAGCGTGAATAAAGTTTTGTGTACCATCTAAAGGGTCAATCACCCAGCACCAATCTGCATCGTGACCTTTACCTTCTTGCATGCCAAACTCTTCACCAAGGAAGCTGTGGTTTTTATAGCTTTTACGAAGCGTATCTATTGTTAGCTGCTCAATATAACGGTCAACACGCGTTACTGGACCATCGATGCCTTTTTCTTCAACTTGTAAATCGAGTTTATGACGATTTTGATGCGCCTTTAAAAGCTCTTGACCAACTGTTTGAGCCGCACGCGCAGCCATAACCACCATAGGTTCCATTGAACACCCACTACAAATTTGAAGATTTTGACAAAGAATAATGCATAAAAGCGCCTACATTCTATCAAATATAAGCGCTTTTAGGGGAAAAATGTTGCGAAAAATTATTTCCGCTTTCACATTCTTCTATTTATGAGAACCAAGCTTGTTCAATTGAAGCTAAAATACCGTTGCTATCTAAACCACAGTCTTGCAGCATTTGCTGATGGGTTGCTTGATGTAAGAATTCATCGGGCAAACCTAAATTCAACATTGGTTTTAAAATTCGCGCATGTGCCAAAAATTCATTGACCGCACTGCCTGCTCCTGCCATCACTGCATGTTCTTCCACAGTGACAAAAAGCTGGGTACTCTCTGCAAGCTCACGGATCATTTGCTCATCTAATGGTTTTACAAACCGCATATTGACCACACGTACAGCAACAGAATGTTTACTTGCAAATAATTCTGCTGCTTCAACTGATGCCGCAACTCGACTACCAAAAGCAAGAATACTGATCTGCTGTTCAGCATCTACATTAAATTCTGCAACAATTTCAGCTTTACCAATTTCTAAAGCAGTCATCTGTTGTTGAATTTCAACACCTGTGCCAACCCCACGTGGATAACGTACGGCAGTTGGTCCATTATAGTGATATGCCGTATGCAACATCTGGCGACATTCATTTTCGTCTTTTGGTGCCATGATCACCATATTCGGCACTGTACGCATATAAGCATAGTCATATGCGCCTGCATGGGTCGGACCATCTTCACCGACCAAACCAGCACGATCAATACCAAAAGTCACATCTAAATTCTGGAGTGCGACATCATGGATTAACTGATCATAACCACGTTGTAAAAAGGTCGAATAGATTGCTACGATAGGTTTTAAACCTTCACACGCCATACCCGCTGCTAAAGTCACTGCATGTTGCTCGGCAATAGCCACATCGAAGAAACGTTCAGGATATTGTTTTGCAAACTGAACCATCCCTGAACCTTCACACATCGCTGGGGTGATTGCGAGTAAACGATCATCTTGCGCTGCTTCATCACATAACCATTGTCCAAACACGTCTGAGTATTTAGGCGGTGATTTTTTTGCAGATGCAGATGCTGTAGCTGCAATTTTAGTAATCGCATGATAGGTAATCGGGTCTGCTTCAGCAGGCGCAAATCCTTTACCCTTTTTGGTATAAATATGAACTAAACGAGGGCCTTTACGTTTTTTAAGCGCATGAAAAACTTGCGCTAACTGTTCCACATCATGTCCATCAAATGGACCAAAGTAATCAAAACCAATCGCTTTAAATAAATTATCAGCAGCATTTGTTGCAGATTGGTGTAAGCGCGAATTGTAAGTCCATTTTGGATGTGGTTGAACATAAGCTTCGCCATGTTCATTGACATTGATAAACTGACCT
Proteins encoded in this window:
- the dxs gene encoding 1-deoxy-D-xylulose-5-phosphate synthase, yielding MLYTEIPTQRPVTPLLDGIDHPQQLRQFEQSQLAQVADELRQYILYAAGQSGGHFGANLGVIELTVALHYCFNTPEDRLVWDVGHQAYPHKVLTGRRETITTIRTKNGLAAFPARDESEFDTFGVGHSSTAISAGLGMALARRYQKDPCDVVAIVGDGAMTAGMAFEAMNDAVAHDADLIVVLNDNDMSISCSTGGFAKHLAAIWETGQFINVNEHGEAYVQPHPKWTYNSRLHQSATNAADNLFKAIGFDYFGPFDGHDVEQLAQVFHALKKRKGPRLVHIYTKKGKGFAPAEADPITYHAITKIAATASASAKKSPPKYSDVFGQWLCDEAAQDDRLLAITPAMCEGSGMVQFAKQYPERFFDVAIAEQHAVTLAAGMACEGLKPIVAIYSTFLQRGYDQLIHDVALQNLDVTFGIDRAGLVGEDGPTHAGAYDYAYMRTVPNMVIMAPKDENECRQMLHTAYHYNGPTAVRYPRGVGTGVEIQQQMTALEIGKAEIVAEFNVDAEQQISILAFGSRVAASVEAAELFASKHSVAVRVVNMRFVKPLDEQMIRELAESTQLFVTVEEHAVMAGAGSAVNEFLAHARILKPMLNLGLPDEFLHQATHQQMLQDCGLDSNGILASIEQAWFS